A section of the Hevea brasiliensis isolate MT/VB/25A 57/8 chromosome 17, ASM3005281v1, whole genome shotgun sequence genome encodes:
- the LOC110641587 gene encoding uncharacterized protein LOC110641587, giving the protein MASTSRRKTIRVSIAIADAVSWYCAIILLGLILLASIRENSSTAEPVKGNQLLDRPCDEIYVVGEGETLHTISDKCGDPFIVEQNPHIHDPDDVFPGLVIKITPSKPRKLLR; this is encoded by the coding sequence ATGGCTTCGACTTCCAGAAGGAAAACCATCAGGGTCTCAATAGCCATAGCCGATGCAGTTTCGTGGTACTGTGCCATAATCCTATTGGGCCTTATATTGTTGGCGTCTATTAGGGAGAATTCTTCAACGGCTGAGCCTGTTAAAGGGAACCAGCTTCTGGACCGACCTTGTGATGAAATATACGTCGTTGGAGAAGGGGAAACCCTGCACACCATCAGCGACAAGTGCGGTGACCCGTTTATCGTTGAGCAGAACCCACATATCCATGACCCGGATGATGTTTTCCCCGGACTTGTCATCAAGATCACTCCTTCCAAGCCAAGGAAGTTGCTGAGGTAG
- the LOC110641607 gene encoding protein HOTHEAD — MGLHSWKFIGILLSEIFLFHGFCYPHPQKASQLHYTFVRDATSAPVVLYYDYIIIGGGTSGCPLAATLSKNATVLVLERGGSPYGNSNISNIGNFVASLSDTSPNSPSQVFISEDGVYNTRARVLGGGSSLNAGFYTHAGSDFVKEARLSEKLANASYKWVEKKIAFEPTMLQWQSAVRDGLIQAGVSPYNGFTYDHFSGTKIGGTIFDRDGHRHTAADLLEYAVPRNILVYLHATALKILFTGRGRPWPRPRAYGVTFEDKLGIRHTALLTRNWWSEIILSAGAIGSPQLLMLSGIGPAYHLRAHGIPVVFDQPMVGQGMADNPMNLLFVPSPIPVEISLIQVVGITQFGSFIETASGLTFGYSWAQGFIRDYELSLNKTGQQSILTPEAMARAVETVNSLVNATLKGGVILEKVMGPRSTGDLKLKTTNPYDNPTVKFNYFKDPLDLKKCVKGMKTIIDVINSKAFSKFRYRHIPVQTLISLMANLPVNLRPRHVTTAISLEQFCIDTVMTIWHYHGGCQIGKVIDRKYRVRGVNGLRVIDGSTFLRSPGTNPQATVMMLGRYMGRRMTRERISNRRTTINY, encoded by the exons ATGGGTTTGCATTCTTGGAAATTTATTGGTATCCTTCTTTCAGAGATTTTCTTGTTTCATGGATTCTGTTACCCTCATCCACAGAAAG CTTCACAATTACATTACACATTTGTTCGCGATGCAACTTCAGCACCAGTAGTCCTGTACTATGACTACATTATCATCGGTGGAGGAACTTCAGGGTGTCCGTTAGCTGCAACTCTATCTAAGAATGCAACTGTTCTAGTACTTGAAAGAGGAGGCTCCCCCTATGGCAATTCTAACATAAGCAACATTGGAAACTTCGTTGCCTCTCTTTCTGATACGTCTCCCAATTCCCCTTCCCAAGTCTTCATCTCCGAGGATGGAGTATACAACACTCGTGCACGTGTTCTTGGGGGCGGAAGCTCACTGAACGCCGGATTTTACACTCACGCTGGTTCtgattttgtgaaggaagctagatTGAGTGAAAAGTTGGCCAATGCGTCTTATAAATGGGTTGAGAAGAAGATTGCATTCGAGCCAACAATGTTGCAATGGCAATCAGCAGTGAGGGATGGGTTGATACAAGCAGGGGTGTCTCCTTACAATGGGTTTACCTATGATCATTTTTCTGGAACTAAAATTGGAGGCACAATCTTTGATAGGGATGGTCACAGGCACACTGCTGCCGATCTGCTGGAGTACGCTGTGCCAAGAAATATTCTTGTTTATTTACATGCTACTGCACTCAAGATCTTGTTTACAGGAAGAG GGAGACCATGGCCAAGACCAAGAGCTTATGGGGTGACATTTGAAGATAAGTTGGGCATAAGGCACACGGCGCTCTTGACTAGGAACTGGTGGAGTGAGATTATCTTGTCAGCTGGTGCAATAGGAAGCCCACAACTACTAATGCTCAGCGGCATTGGACCTGCTTATCATCTTCGAGCCCATGGAATTCCTGTCGTGTTCGACCAGCCCATGGTGGGTCAAGGGATGGCTGATAACCCAATGAATCTTCTGTTTGTTCCTTCCCCTATTCCCGTTGAGATCTCACTGATTCAAGTTGTGGGGATCACTCAATTTGGTAGCTTCATCGAGACAGCAAGTGGTTTGACCTTCGGTTACTCTTGGGCTCAAGGATTTATTAGGGACTATGAACTGTCCTTAAACAAG ACAGGCCAGCAGTCCATATTGACCCCAGAAGCCATGGCAAGGGCTGTTGAAACCGTGAATTCCCTTGTGAATGCAACACTAAAGGGTGGAGTTATTCTAGAGAAGGTCATGGGTCCACGCTCCACAGGCGATCTGAAGCTCAAGACCACAAATCCATACGATAACCCAACAGTGAAATTCAACTACTTCAAAGATCCATTGGACTTGAAGAAGTGTGTCAAAGGAATGAAAACCATTATCGACGTAATAAACTCAAAAGCATTTTCAAAATTTCGTTACAGACACATACCGGTGCAAACTCTGATCAGCTTGATGGCAAATCTGCCAGTGAACTTGAGACCAAGACATGTTACTACAGCAATTTCCTTGGAACAATTTTGCATAGACACCGTCATGACCATATGGCATTATCACGGAGGTTGCCAAATTGGCAAGGTTATTGATCGTAAATATAGGGTTCGGGGTGTTAATGGACTAAGGGTTATTGATGGCTCTACTTTTCTTCGCTCACCTGGGACTAATCCTCAAGCTACTGTTATGATGCTTGGAAG ATACATGGGGAGGAGGATGACGCGCGAGAGAATTTCTAACAGGAGGACAACGATAAATTATTGA